The following proteins come from a genomic window of Sorex araneus isolate mSorAra2 chromosome 1, mSorAra2.pri, whole genome shotgun sequence:
- the STEAP1 gene encoding metalloreductase STEAP1: MESKQNITNQEHWEMKPRRSLEDDESLNKDSGDSGMLKRPVVLDLQQTTHFDEYDCPPELQQEQELFPMWSIPLRIAVVVGFLTFAYTVMREVIYPYVKFHKQYLYRIPILVINKVLPMVSITLLALVYLPGVIAALVQLRNGTKYKRFPNWLDKWMLTRKQFGLLSFFFAVLHAIYSLTYPMRRSYRYMLLNWAYKQVQQNREDAWIEDDVWRMEIYVSVGIIALALLALLAVTSIPSVSDSLTWREFDYIQSNLGIVALTLGTLHALIFAWDKWIDISQFIWCTPPTFMIAVFLPIVVLMGKAILFLPYFRKKILKIRRGWEDVSKVNKIEMSSHL; encoded by the exons ATGGAGAGCAAACAAAACATCACAAACCAAGAACATTGGGAAATGAAGCCCAGAAGAAGTCTAGAAGATGATGAGTCTTtg aatAAAGATTCAGGAGACTCAGGCATGCTGAAAAGACCTGTGGTTTTGGACTTGCAACAAACAACCCATTTTGATGAATATGATTGCCCTCCAGAACTTCAACAAGAACAAGAGCTCTTTCCAATGTGGTCCATACCACTAAGAATTGCTGTTGTTGTGGGCTTTCTGACATTTGCTTATACTGTAATGAGAGAGGTCATTTACCCTTACGTGAAATTCCATAAACAATATTTATATAGAATTCCAATCTTGGTCATCAACAAAGTTTTGCCAATGGTTTCCATCACCCTCTTGGCACTGGTTTATTTGCCAGGTGTAATAGCGGCACTTGTACAACTTCGTAATGGAACCAAGTATAAGAGATTTCCAAATTGGTTGGATAAGTGGATGTTAACAAGAAAGCAATTTGGGcttctcagctttttttttgctgtacTGCATGCAATTTATAGTTTGACCTATCCAATGAGGCGATCCTACAGATACATGCTGCTAAATTGGGCGTATAAACAG GTCCAACAAAATAGAGAAGATGCCTGGATTGAGGATGATGTTTGGAGAATGGAAATTTATGTATCTGTTGGGATTATTGCACTTGCATTACTGGCTCTTTTGGCTGTGACATCTATTCCATCTGTTAGTGACTCTTTGACATGGAGAGAATTTGACTATATTCAG agCAATCTGGGAATTGTTGCCCTTACCCTTGGCACATTGCATGCATTGATTTTTGCCTgggataaatggatagatataaGTCAATTTATATGGTGCACACCTCCAACTTTTATGATAGCTGTTTTCCTTCCAATTGTCGTCTTGATGGGTAAAGCCATACTGTTCCTGCCGTACTTCAGGAAGAAGATTTTGAAGATCAGACGTGGTTGGGAAGATGTCAGCAAAGTTAATAAGATTGAGATGTCTTCTCACTTATAG